A region from the Devosia lucknowensis genome encodes:
- a CDS encoding L,D-transpeptidase, producing the protein MISRRLFLLGASAAVLSACSTTRQPVVQEPVIDPYYQRMYGPVAGEPYMVAGMDLRRVDPKWWRQEVEYFTTERPGTLVVDTPAHYLYLVMENNRALRYGIGVGKDEALVFRGDATIGRKAAWPRWTPTQSMIAREPDRYGPYAGGMGPGPENPLGPRALYLYKGGRDTLFRIHGTTEPYTIGTNVSSGCIRLMNQDIIDLYSRVPVGARVTVIN; encoded by the coding sequence TTGATTTCCCGCCGCCTGTTCCTGCTTGGCGCTTCAGCCGCCGTGCTCTCCGCCTGTTCCACGACGCGCCAGCCTGTGGTGCAGGAACCGGTCATCGATCCCTATTACCAGCGCATGTACGGTCCGGTGGCCGGCGAACCCTATATGGTCGCCGGGATGGACCTGCGCCGCGTCGACCCCAAGTGGTGGCGCCAGGAAGTGGAATATTTCACGACCGAACGGCCGGGCACGCTGGTCGTCGATACTCCCGCGCACTACCTCTATCTCGTCATGGAAAACAACCGCGCCCTGCGCTATGGCATCGGTGTGGGCAAGGATGAGGCCCTGGTGTTCCGCGGTGACGCAACGATCGGCCGCAAGGCGGCATGGCCGCGCTGGACGCCCACCCAGTCGATGATCGCCCGCGAGCCCGATCGCTATGGCCCCTATGCCGGCGGCATGGGCCCAGGTCCGGAAAACCCGCTCGGCCCCCGCGCGCTTTATCTCTACAAGGGTGGCCGCGACACGCTGTTCCGCATCCATGGCACGACTGAGCCCTACACCATCGGCACCAACGTTTCGTCGGGCTGCATCCGCCTGATGAACCAGGACATCATCGACCTGTATTCCCGCGTGCCAGTTGGCGCGCGCGTGACGGTTATCAACTAG
- the infB gene encoding translation initiation factor IF-2, with protein MQQQNRAPLGLSAAEAEARRQALALAGARQAEDKERFAAEEARRIEEDNRRRQVREDAARQEEERRQAEEARRTEEAEARQAEPEPAPVPREEFVPASQRNPGPSAVRTVSGRPGQSARPPRREDRPTGRPDGERGAAGTRPAGDRAAAGARPTGERRPAGTAGRPAGDRRPGAGMAPIGNMPPAPPSEADGRRTRTGAPQVRPTTEAELENARRASRATPERPTRRTGQDSNDRGRLTVSSATTESDRDRGPSLAAMRRRRDKKMGRNQQDAPKLSREVIIPEVITVAELANRMAERSVTVIKLLMQQGQMATINDVLDADTAELIASELGHTVKRVSEADVEEGLFDIASDDKAEDLTDRAPVVTIMGHVDHGKTSLLDAIREANVVSGEAGGITQHIGAYQVEKNGAKITFLDTPGHEAFTAMRARGAQATDIAVLVVAADDGVMPQTIESIKHAKAAGVPIIVAINKMDKPEANPTRVRTELLQHEVFVESMGGDVLDVEVSAKTQAGLDKLLETILLQAEVLELKVARDGRAEGLVIEAKLDRGRGAVATVLVQRGTLKIGDILVAGTEFARVRALINDKGEQVKEAGPSVPVEVLGFNGVPSAGDRFSVVETEARAREVTEYRQRAIREKTAGGGATSLEQMMNQLKIAGISKFPLIIKGDVQGSVEAIVASLNKLSTDEVSAQILMSGVGGITESDVTLASASNAIVIGFNVRANKQASDLATRDGIEIRYYNIIYDLVDDVKSAMSGLLKPERRETFIGYAKILEVFQITKVGKVAGCQVTEGIVERGAGVRLLRDDVVIHEGKLKTLKRFKDEVKEVQTGQECGMAFENYEDIRANDVIECFRVETVKRTL; from the coding sequence ATGCAGCAGCAGAACCGTGCCCCGCTGGGCCTAAGTGCCGCCGAGGCTGAAGCCCGTCGTCAGGCACTTGCTCTCGCCGGCGCGCGCCAGGCCGAGGACAAGGAGCGCTTCGCGGCAGAGGAAGCGCGCCGCATCGAGGAAGACAATCGTCGCCGCCAGGTGCGCGAAGATGCTGCGCGCCAGGAAGAGGAGCGCCGTCAGGCCGAAGAAGCCCGTCGCACTGAAGAGGCAGAGGCCCGTCAGGCGGAGCCGGAACCGGCGCCCGTTCCGCGCGAGGAATTCGTCCCTGCCAGTCAGCGCAATCCCGGCCCTTCGGCCGTCCGCACTGTCTCCGGCCGTCCGGGTCAGTCCGCCCGTCCGCCGCGTCGCGAAGATCGTCCCACCGGGCGTCCTGATGGCGAACGCGGTGCTGCCGGCACGCGTCCGGCAGGTGATCGCGCCGCTGCAGGCGCCCGTCCCACCGGTGAACGCCGTCCCGCAGGCACGGCCGGACGTCCGGCTGGCGACCGTCGCCCCGGCGCCGGCATGGCCCCGATCGGCAATATGCCCCCGGCTCCGCCCAGCGAAGCCGATGGTCGTCGCACCCGTACTGGCGCACCCCAGGTGCGTCCGACCACCGAAGCGGAACTGGAAAACGCCCGCCGCGCCTCGCGCGCCACGCCCGAGCGTCCCACCCGCCGCACCGGCCAGGACAGCAATGACCGCGGCCGCCTGACGGTGTCGAGCGCCACCACCGAGAGCGATCGCGATCGCGGTCCCTCGCTGGCGGCCATGCGCCGTCGTCGGGACAAGAAGATGGGCCGCAACCAGCAGGATGCGCCCAAGCTCAGCCGTGAAGTGATTATCCCCGAGGTGATTACGGTGGCCGAGTTGGCCAACCGCATGGCCGAACGTTCCGTGACCGTGATCAAGCTGCTCATGCAGCAGGGTCAGATGGCCACGATCAACGACGTGCTCGACGCCGATACCGCCGAGCTGATCGCCAGCGAACTGGGCCACACTGTCAAGCGCGTGTCCGAAGCCGACGTGGAAGAAGGCCTCTTCGACATCGCCTCCGACGACAAGGCCGAAGACCTGACCGATCGTGCGCCTGTGGTGACCATCATGGGTCACGTCGACCACGGCAAGACCTCGCTGCTCGACGCCATCCGCGAAGCCAATGTGGTTTCCGGTGAAGCCGGCGGCATCACCCAGCATATCGGCGCCTATCAGGTCGAAAAGAACGGTGCCAAGATCACCTTCCTCGACACGCCGGGCCACGAGGCGTTCACCGCCATGCGTGCCCGCGGCGCCCAGGCGACCGATATTGCGGTTCTGGTGGTGGCGGCAGACGACGGCGTCATGCCTCAGACCATCGAATCCATCAAGCACGCCAAGGCGGCCGGTGTTCCGATCATCGTGGCCATCAACAAGATGGACAAGCCCGAAGCCAACCCGACTCGCGTCCGCACCGAGCTGCTGCAGCACGAAGTGTTCGTGGAATCCATGGGCGGCGACGTGCTCGACGTGGAAGTGTCGGCCAAGACTCAGGCCGGTCTCGACAAGCTGCTCGAAACCATCCTGCTGCAGGCCGAAGTGCTCGAGCTCAAGGTCGCCCGCGACGGTCGTGCCGAAGGCCTCGTCATCGAAGCCAAGCTCGATCGCGGCCGTGGTGCGGTGGCAACCGTGCTGGTCCAGCGTGGCACGCTCAAGATCGGCGACATTCTCGTCGCCGGTACCGAGTTTGCCCGTGTGCGTGCCCTCATCAACGACAAGGGCGAGCAGGTCAAGGAAGCCGGCCCGTCCGTGCCGGTGGAAGTCCTGGGCTTCAACGGGGTGCCGAGCGCGGGCGACCGCTTCTCGGTGGTGGAAACCGAAGCCCGTGCCCGTGAAGTCACCGAGTATCGTCAGCGCGCCATCCGTGAAAAGACGGCCGGCGGCGGTGCCACGAGCCTCGAGCAGATGATGAATCAGCTCAAGATCGCCGGCATCTCCAAGTTCCCGCTGATCATCAAGGGCGACGTGCAGGGTTCTGTCGAAGCCATCGTGGCCTCGCTCAACAAGCTTTCGACCGACGAAGTGTCGGCTCAGATCCTGATGAGCGGCGTGGGCGGCATCACCGAAAGCGATGTCACCCTGGCTTCGGCATCCAATGCCATCGTCATCGGCTTCAACGTTCGTGCCAACAAGCAGGCTTCGGACCTCGCCACCCGCGACGGCATCGAAATCCGCTACTACAACATCATCTACGACCTCGTGGATGACGTGAAGAGTGCGATGAGCGGTCTGCTCAAGCCCGAGCGCCGCGAGACCTTCATCGGCTACGCCAAGATCCTCGAAGTCTTCCAGATCACCAAGGTCGGTAAGGTCGCCGGCTGCCAGGTCACCGAAGGCATCGTCGAGCGCGGTGCCGGTGTGCGCCTCCTGCGCGACGACGTGGTCATCCACGAAGGCAAGCTCAAGACGCTCAAGCGCTTCAAGGACGAAGTCAAGGAAGTCCAGACCGGCCAGGAATGCGGCATGGCCTTCGAAAACTACGAAGACATCCGCGCCAACGACGTCATCGAATGCTTCCGCGTCGAAACGGTCAAGCGCACCCTCTAG
- a CDS encoding RNA-binding protein has protein sequence MVRTCALTRTEKPVEALVRFVLGPDGSIVPDVDARAEGRGVWITLSHQAVVEAVKKKAFARSLKAQVSVPDDLADLTRLRLEQRLLSALGMARKAGQFTTGATKVKTALQSGQVLALLTATDAAEDGRNKMLGALRALNYARQEAGLTGPDVPHFESLSSEQMGLALGLENVIHAALMTGAAAQSAVDKARRLARYTAPAMEDHTDRLPASGVLLPAEQDERR, from the coding sequence ATGGTGAGGACTTGTGCCCTGACCCGGACTGAAAAGCCGGTCGAGGCGCTGGTGCGTTTCGTTCTTGGGCCCGATGGCAGCATCGTCCCCGATGTCGATGCGCGCGCCGAGGGGCGCGGCGTGTGGATTACCCTCAGCCACCAGGCGGTGGTGGAGGCGGTCAAAAAGAAAGCGTTCGCCCGCAGCCTCAAGGCCCAGGTCAGCGTACCCGACGATCTGGCCGATCTCACCCGACTGCGACTCGAGCAACGTCTGCTTTCGGCTCTGGGTATGGCGCGCAAGGCTGGCCAGTTCACCACCGGCGCCACCAAGGTCAAAACGGCCCTGCAGTCCGGCCAGGTGCTGGCGCTGCTGACGGCGACCGACGCGGCCGAGGACGGACGCAACAAGATGCTGGGGGCCCTCAGGGCTCTCAACTATGCGCGGCAGGAGGCCGGTCTGACCGGTCCGGACGTGCCGCATTTCGAATCTCTCTCAAGTGAGCAAATGGGTTTGGCACTTGGGCTTGAAAATGTGATACATGCTGCCCTCATGACCGGGGCGGCAGCCCAATCGGCGGTGGACAAGGCCAGGCGACTGGCCAGATACACCGCCCCAGCGATGGAAGACCACACCGACCGCCTCCCGGCGTCCGGTGTGCTTTTGCCCGCGGAACAGGACGAAAGACGATAG
- the nusA gene encoding transcription termination factor NusA: MAVSANRLELLQIADAVAREKNIDRMVVIEAMQDAMEKAAKGRYGAETEIKVEINPRSGETRMWRLLEIVDEVEEPSRQVPLKFAQVKNPTAKIGDFLTEPLPPMEFGRIAAQSAKQVIVQKVRDAERDKMFEEYTGRVGEIVNGSVKRVEYGNVIVDLGRGEAIIRRDELIPRELFRYGDRVRAYIYDVRREQRGPQIFLSRTHPQFMAKLFMQEVPEIYDGVITIRSIARDPGSRAKIAVTSNDSSIDPVGACVGMRGSRVQAVVAELQGEKIDIIPWTDNIADLVVSALQPADVAKVVLDEQAERIETVVPDEQLSLAIGRRGQNVRLASQLIGWDIDILTEQEESERRQKEFTERSTLFMQALDVDEMVAQLLASEGFSSVEELAYIEPGEIASIEGFDEETAGEIQNRAAEYLAEIDAKFDAERKALGVEDELYEIPGLNAAMLVALGKEDIKSVEDFAGCAADDLVGWSERKDGETKRFDGTFKDFPVSREEAEDMILQARIRAGWISADELPADEDGSEDGLSEEAAV; encoded by the coding sequence ATGGCCGTTTCAGCCAATCGCCTTGAGCTGTTGCAGATCGCCGACGCTGTTGCGCGCGAAAAGAACATCGACCGCATGGTTGTGATCGAGGCCATGCAGGACGCCATGGAAAAGGCTGCCAAAGGCCGCTATGGCGCCGAGACCGAGATCAAGGTCGAGATCAATCCGCGTTCGGGTGAAACCCGCATGTGGCGCCTGCTCGAGATCGTCGACGAGGTGGAGGAGCCGTCCCGCCAGGTCCCGCTCAAGTTCGCCCAGGTCAAGAACCCGACCGCCAAGATCGGCGACTTTCTGACCGAGCCGCTTCCTCCCATGGAATTCGGCCGTATCGCTGCCCAGTCGGCCAAGCAGGTCATCGTGCAGAAGGTGCGCGACGCCGAGCGCGACAAGATGTTCGAGGAATATACCGGCCGCGTCGGCGAAATCGTCAACGGCTCTGTCAAGCGCGTCGAATACGGCAATGTGATCGTCGATCTCGGTCGTGGCGAAGCCATCATCCGCCGCGACGAACTGATCCCGCGCGAACTGTTCCGCTATGGCGATCGCGTCCGCGCCTATATCTATGACGTCCGCCGCGAGCAGCGTGGGCCGCAGATTTTCCTGTCGCGCACCCATCCGCAGTTCATGGCCAAGCTGTTCATGCAGGAAGTGCCGGAAATTTACGATGGCGTGATCACCATCCGCTCGATCGCCCGCGATCCGGGTTCGCGCGCCAAGATCGCCGTGACCTCCAACGATTCCTCGATCGATCCGGTCGGCGCCTGCGTCGGTATGCGGGGTTCACGCGTGCAGGCCGTGGTTGCCGAATTGCAGGGCGAAAAGATCGACATCATTCCCTGGACCGACAACATTGCCGACCTCGTGGTCTCGGCACTGCAGCCGGCCGATGTGGCCAAGGTGGTTCTCGACGAACAGGCCGAGCGCATCGAAACCGTGGTGCCCGATGAGCAGCTCTCGCTCGCCATCGGCCGTCGTGGCCAGAATGTGCGCCTCGCGTCGCAGCTGATCGGCTGGGATATCGACATCCTGACCGAGCAGGAAGAAAGCGAACGCCGGCAGAAGGAATTCACCGAGCGCTCCACTCTCTTCATGCAGGCCCTTGACGTCGACGAGATGGTTGCCCAGCTATTGGCTTCGGAAGGCTTTTCCTCCGTCGAGGAACTGGCCTACATCGAGCCGGGCGAAATTGCCTCCATCGAAGGCTTCGACGAAGAGACGGCCGGCGAAATCCAGAATCGAGCCGCCGAATATCTGGCCGAGATCGATGCCAAGTTCGATGCCGAGCGCAAGGCGCTGGGTGTCGAGGACGAACTCTACGAAATCCCTGGTCTCAACGCTGCCATGCTGGTCGCGCTGGGCAAGGAAGATATCAAGTCGGTGGAAGATTTCGCCGGCTGCGCTGCCGACGATCTCGTCGGCTGGAGCGAACGCAAGGACGGTGAAACCAAGCGCTTTGACGGTACCTTCAAGGACTTCCCCGTATCCCGCGAGGAAGCCGAGGATATGATCTTGCAGGCGCGCATTCGTGCCGGCTGGATCAGCGCCGATGAACTTCCTGCCGATGAAGACGGCAGCGAAGACGGCCTCTCCGAGGAGGCGGCGGTCTAA
- the rimP gene encoding ribosome maturation factor RimP, with amino-acid sequence MAFDLTEKRYIKETGLEARIARIVEPVANGLGYALVRVKVTPENGCTLQIMAEDENGRFNINDCEALSKDLSPVLDVEDPIDREYHLEVSSPGIDRPLVRKRDFERFLGHEAKVELLDMINGRKRFRGHVHAVDDEGVTIRLPDAPGGTDPDHKLIFTTIAEAKLVMTDKLMDMARADQELHPIDDDETETVEYADADNDDAIADEPATDMVEDTTAKDKDNSSEEKN; translated from the coding sequence TTGGCTTTCGACCTTACCGAGAAGCGCTACATCAAGGAAACCGGGCTAGAAGCCCGTATTGCTCGAATCGTCGAGCCCGTGGCCAATGGCCTGGGCTATGCGCTGGTGCGGGTGAAGGTAACGCCGGAAAACGGTTGCACGCTCCAGATCATGGCCGAAGACGAGAACGGCCGCTTCAACATCAACGATTGCGAGGCTCTGTCCAAAGACCTGTCTCCGGTGCTCGACGTCGAAGATCCGATCGATCGCGAATATCACCTGGAAGTGTCTTCGCCAGGCATTGACCGCCCGCTGGTGCGCAAGCGTGATTTCGAGCGCTTCCTTGGGCATGAAGCCAAGGTCGAACTGCTCGACATGATCAATGGGCGCAAGCGCTTTCGTGGCCATGTTCACGCCGTGGACGACGAGGGTGTCACCATTCGCCTGCCCGATGCGCCCGGCGGCACCGATCCCGATCACAAGCTCATTTTTACCACCATCGCCGAAGCCAAGCTGGTGATGACCGACAAGCTCATGGACATGGCCCGCGCCGACCAGGAGCTGCATCCGATCGACGACGACGAGACCGAAACGGTCGAATATGCCGACGCCGACAATGACGACGCAATCGCTGACGAGCCGGCGACCGATATGGTCGAGGACACGACTGCGAAAGACAAAGATAATTCTTCCGAGGAGAAGAACTGA
- a CDS encoding GGDEF domain-containing protein, translating into MSAVPSPSSFVPAADAERLAALERFDILDTPAEPAFDRIAHLVRLIFEVETALVTMIDAHRQWYKAALGTSLTEVPLGDSFCQYTLAAAKPLVVPDASLDARFSVNRHVTAPDGIRFYAGVPLVTSDKQIIGTICAIDRTPRSFSERELAILCELAEVVMSELELRQLATSDGLTGIATRRAFKAEAEKYVALARRHRSQLSVVTFDVDHFKKVNDAYGHAGGDMVLKAITRAAQDGLRKSDLLGRLGGEEFAAVLPDADAAAAMAVAEKLRYAFRGLDFPGSRPPIKVTASFGVATLDPGRDDLDSVLLKADEALYEAKRSGRNKSLAWRGATTATVADPVDRRRVLKAGRLVFNARRSTLDCTVRALWENGAEIQVASPADIPEEVTLEVVSSGHSWDARVVQRRPTSLELAFG; encoded by the coding sequence ATGTCAGCAGTTCCCAGCCCTTCAAGCTTCGTTCCCGCGGCCGACGCGGAACGGTTGGCAGCGCTCGAGCGCTTCGACATCCTGGACACGCCTGCCGAGCCGGCCTTCGACCGTATCGCGCACCTGGTTCGCCTGATCTTCGAGGTCGAGACCGCGCTCGTCACCATGATCGATGCTCACCGCCAATGGTACAAGGCGGCACTGGGCACATCGCTGACGGAAGTGCCGTTGGGCGACAGTTTCTGCCAATACACTCTGGCCGCCGCAAAGCCGCTGGTGGTGCCCGATGCATCGCTGGACGCCCGCTTTTCCGTCAACCGCCACGTCACCGCCCCCGATGGCATCCGCTTCTATGCAGGGGTCCCGCTGGTCACATCGGACAAGCAGATTATCGGCACCATCTGCGCCATTGACCGAACCCCGCGTTCGTTCTCGGAACGTGAGCTCGCAATCCTCTGCGAACTGGCAGAGGTGGTGATGAGCGAACTGGAGCTGCGCCAGCTGGCAACCAGCGACGGGCTGACCGGGATTGCCACGCGCCGCGCTTTCAAGGCGGAGGCGGAAAAGTATGTCGCACTGGCTCGCCGACACCGCAGCCAACTCTCGGTAGTGACGTTCGACGTCGATCACTTCAAGAAGGTCAATGACGCCTACGGCCACGCTGGCGGCGACATGGTGCTCAAGGCTATTACCCGGGCCGCGCAGGACGGACTTCGCAAGAGTGATCTGCTGGGCCGGCTGGGCGGAGAGGAGTTCGCGGCCGTGCTGCCGGATGCCGATGCCGCCGCCGCCATGGCCGTGGCGGAAAAGCTGCGCTACGCCTTCCGCGGCCTCGACTTTCCCGGGAGCCGACCGCCTATCAAGGTCACGGCCAGTTTCGGCGTGGCAACACTCGACCCCGGACGCGACGATCTCGACAGCGTTCTGCTCAAGGCCGATGAAGCCCTTTACGAAGCCAAACGCTCTGGCCGCAACAAGTCGCTAGCCTGGCGTGGCGCGACCACCGCTACCGTTGCCGATCCCGTAGACCGCCGACGGGTGCTCAAGGCCGGACGCCTCGTGTTCAACGCCAGGCGCTCGACCCTTGATTGCACGGTACGCGCCCTCTGGGAGAATGGCGCAGAGATCCAGGTGGCGTCGCCTGCAGATATTCCGGAAGAGGTGACGCTCGAGGTGGTTTCGAGCGGACATAGTTGGGATGCTCGGGTGGTTCAGCGCCGTCCTACCAGCCTCGAGCTGGCATTCGGATAA
- a CDS encoding flavodoxin reductase, protein MQTSVRILDTIPVTHNVRHYRLERPKGYRFAPGQATEVSIDRDGWQDRKRPFTFTSLPDADVLEFTIKSYFDHPGVTNELWSLGAGDKLILRDVWGTIQYRGPGTFIAGGAGVTPFIAILRQLNASGKIAGNRLVVSNRTEQDIILRDEFEAMEGLEVIWTVTGDAKSRLLQERIDADFIRAHVTRLDQNFYLCGPDEMVSDLRGLLEDAGADVANVTWEK, encoded by the coding sequence ATGCAGACCAGCGTCAGGATTCTCGACACCATCCCGGTGACCCACAATGTCCGGCACTATCGGCTCGAACGGCCCAAGGGGTACCGGTTCGCGCCTGGTCAGGCCACGGAAGTCAGCATCGATCGCGATGGCTGGCAGGACAGGAAGCGCCCGTTCACCTTCACCAGCTTGCCCGATGCCGATGTTCTCGAATTCACCATCAAGAGTTATTTCGATCATCCCGGTGTCACCAACGAACTCTGGTCGCTCGGGGCAGGCGACAAGCTGATCCTTCGCGATGTCTGGGGGACCATCCAGTATCGCGGGCCGGGTACATTCATTGCGGGCGGCGCCGGGGTCACGCCCTTCATCGCCATCCTGCGCCAGCTCAACGCATCGGGCAAGATCGCCGGAAACCGTCTTGTCGTCTCCAATCGCACGGAACAGGACATCATCCTGCGCGACGAGTTCGAAGCCATGGAAGGCCTCGAAGTGATCTGGACGGTCACCGGAGATGCCAAGTCGCGCTTGCTGCAGGAGCGGATCGACGCCGACTTCATTCGAGCTCACGTGACGCGGCTCGATCAGAATTTCTATCTCTGCGGTCCTGACGAGATGGTCAGTGATCTGCGCGGCCTGCTTGAAGATGCGGGCGCGGATGTGGCCAATGTAACTTGGGAAAAGTAG
- a CDS encoding PepSY domain-containing protein — MIKNTVIALVTAAALAGVAAPAMASTSSLLETADTTNFDAAYVQAQLEAKGLNVTQVEEWGEYVAALVVDADGKSTFSYFKPTTLEQVNF, encoded by the coding sequence ATGATCAAGAACACTGTAATCGCCCTCGTGACCGCTGCTGCCCTGGCCGGCGTTGCCGCCCCCGCAATGGCATCGACCTCGTCGCTGCTCGAGACGGCAGACACCACCAATTTCGACGCGGCCTATGTCCAGGCCCAGCTCGAAGCCAAAGGCCTCAATGTGACCCAGGTCGAGGAATGGGGCGAATATGTCGCCGCGCTGGTGGTGGATGCCGACGGCAAGTCGACGTTCTCGTACTTCAAGCCGACAACGCTCGAACAGGTCAATTTCTGA
- a CDS encoding winged helix-turn-helix transcriptional regulator, which yields MSISGAEAEASHELLVIRPSKWTLVVIVQLRSGTMRFNELRRNMGGVPQKSLSQTLRELERDGYITRTAYATIPPRVEYDLTELGRELLALADDWHSFAQRNRRAVEQARRLFDAVDERPAY from the coding sequence ATGTCCATTTCGGGTGCCGAAGCAGAGGCTAGCCATGAACTGTTGGTCATCCGGCCCAGTAAGTGGACCCTGGTGGTCATCGTTCAGTTGCGAAGCGGGACGATGCGCTTCAACGAGTTGCGCCGCAACATGGGTGGGGTACCGCAAAAATCCCTGAGCCAGACCCTGAGGGAGCTGGAGCGGGATGGCTACATCACCCGCACTGCCTATGCGACTATTCCGCCGCGCGTGGAGTATGATCTGACCGAACTGGGCCGGGAATTGCTGGCGCTGGCTGATGACTGGCACAGCTTCGCTCAGCGCAATCGCCGGGCGGTAGAACAGGCCCGGCGGCTGTTTGACGCTGTGGACGAACGGCCCGCTTACTGA
- the trmB gene encoding tRNA (guanosine(46)-N7)-methyltransferase TrmB, which translates to MTDHELPKTRSGEPRAFFGRRSGKKLHDGQKAQVAALLPQVELQLNGACDPQTLFPHANKIVIEIGYGGGEHLARKAVEEPDTGFIGCEVFTGGIGKMVQAIEAGGLENVRLFTDDALKLLVALPDASVDAVYLLYPDPWPKSRHHKRRFVSPTTLDQLARVIRPGGTFFFASDIEDYADWTLAHIVREPRFGFEANEPGSWHIPYPGWQPTRYEQKARREGRMVSFYFSFVRKAV; encoded by the coding sequence ATGACCGACCACGAACTCCCCAAGACCCGCTCGGGTGAACCGCGTGCCTTCTTTGGCCGCCGCTCCGGCAAGAAGCTGCATGACGGGCAGAAGGCCCAGGTGGCGGCCCTGTTGCCGCAGGTGGAGCTGCAGCTCAATGGCGCCTGTGACCCGCAAACGCTCTTCCCGCATGCAAACAAGATCGTGATCGAGATCGGCTATGGTGGCGGCGAACACCTCGCGCGCAAGGCGGTGGAGGAACCCGACACCGGCTTCATCGGCTGCGAGGTTTTTACCGGTGGCATCGGCAAAATGGTGCAGGCCATCGAAGCCGGTGGCCTCGAAAATGTCCGGCTCTTTACCGATGATGCGCTCAAACTCCTAGTGGCGCTTCCCGACGCGTCAGTCGATGCCGTCTACCTGCTCTATCCCGATCCTTGGCCCAAGAGCCGTCATCACAAGCGGCGGTTCGTCTCACCCACCACGCTCGACCAGCTGGCGCGCGTCATCCGGCCAGGCGGCACCTTCTTCTTCGCTTCCGATATCGAGGACTACGCCGACTGGACCCTTGCCCATATCGTGCGCGAGCCACGCTTCGGTTTCGAGGCGAATGAGCCTGGCAGCTGGCACATTCCCTACCCAGGGTGGCAGCCGACGCGCTACGAGCAGAAGGCCCGTCGCGAGGGGCGGATGGTCAGTTTCTACTTCAGTTTTGTGCGCAAGGCCGTGTAG